The nucleotide window CTGTCCTTCATATCCGTGCGGCAAAAGCATCACTAGACCTGATTTCTGTCCCCACTTTGCCCTTCCAGCTGCGACGAACTGATCAAACAGGACCTGAGCAGCATTCGCGAAATCTCCATATTGAGCTTCCCAGAGAACCAGGGTTTCGGGAGCAAAAACATTATAGCCATATTCAAATCCCACAACTGCCGCCTCAGATAAAGGGCTATTATGGATGGAGAAAGAAGCCCTGGCATCCGGCAAAGTATGGAGCGGCGAGAATTGTTCCCCGCTATTACTGTCATGCAGCACAAGATTTCTTTGGGCAAACGTTCCGCGCTCTGAATCCTGACCTGTCAATCTTACTGGCGTCCCTTCTTGTAAAATGGAAGCAAAGGCCAGAGTCTCGGCGAGGCCCCAATCGATTTTTCCGTCTTCAGCGAATGCATCCTGCCTTCTTTGCAGGATTTTCGCCAATTTATTGAAAACATTGAAGCCTTCCGGCCATTTAAGAAGGTCACTATTAATTTTCTTCAAAATCTCTGCCGGTACCCCTGTATTGATCCTCGGAATGCCCATTTCAACTACTTCTGGAATATCAGGCTCTCTTTTAACCTCTTTCTCTGCTTTTGGAACTTTTTCATTGGCCGCTTTCAGGGTTGAGTTTATTTTATCTTCTATTTCTGCCCGTTTTTCTTCAGTGAACACACCCTGAGATACGAGCTTTTTCCCGTAAAGCTCCTTGACTGTTGGGTGATTGTGGACAAGCTTATACATTTCCGGATTGGTTGTCATTGGTTCATCCATTTCGTTATGGCCGAATCGTCGGTACCCAATCAAGTCAATCAAGAAATCTTTGCCGAATGTCTTCCTGTATTCAAAGGCCAGCCTTGCTGCCATCAAACAGGCTTCGGGATCATCGGCGTTCACATGGATGATTGGTATTTCATATCCCTTTGCAAGGTCACTGGCATACCTTGTTGATCTGGAATCCATGGATTCTGTTGTAAAGCCAATCGTATTGTTTGCTATGACATGAACAGTTCCGCCGGTCTTGAATCCGTGCAAGCGGCTTAAATTCAAGGTTTCCGCCACAATCCCCTGTCCTGGAAAAGCCGCATCACCATGAATCAGGATAGCCATCGCCTTAACAGGATCATATTTTGCATTTCCGGGGAGATTTCGGTCATCCTGCGCTGCACGTGTAAAGCCTTCAACAACCGCGCCGGCGAATTCAAGGTGACTTGGATTATTGGCAAGTGTCAATCTTGCATTGGCGGTAGTACCTGATTTGATTTTACGGTCAATTCCCAGATGGTACTTTACATCTCCAGTCCATCCAAAATTGATTCCAATCGAGCCTTCAGAAGGCACCAATTCCTTGTTTGGCGCATGCTGGAATTCGGCAAAAATCATCTCATACGGCTTACCTAAAACATGGGCAAGGACATTAAGCCTTCCCCGGTGAGCCATTCCGATATTAATAGTCTCAACACCATTATTTACTGCTCCGGCTATAACTTCATCCAAAAGCGGCACCATTGCATCAAGGCCTTCGATTGAGAAACGTTTTTGCCCAACAAACGTCCTGTGCAGGTATTTCTCGAAGTTTTCGACCTCTGCCAGGCGCTCAAATAAGCCAATCTTCCTTTCATCTTCCACCTGTGGAATCAGTGCTCCTGATTCTACTTTGTTCCTTAGCCACTCTTTTTCATCCAATTGATTTACATGCTCAAATTCGTACGCTATTGTACTGGAATATACTTTTTTCAGATATTCAAAGGCTTCTTTTCCAGTTTTTACAGCAGGAGGAGCACTTGGACATATGAGATCTACAGGGACCATGTTTAAGTCTTCTTCGGCCAGTCCCCACTTTTCCAGGCCTTCCAGCACAGTGTCTAAACTTCCTGACTGTAAAGGGTAGATATTTGCAGATAAATGGCCGTTCGAACGAATATAATCTGCATATCTCAGTACGGCGGCGATTTTGGCTGGATTTCCAGACGTATATGCTGCCGTTGACTTCGGAAAATTGACATCTTGATTTGCTGACATTCTCTTCTTAGAGTTCTGTTCAAAATATGCCTTCATCTCAGGATCTACCGCATTTTGGTCTTGCAGGTACAATTCATACAATTCTTCCACATATCCTTGATTGGCCCCATAAAATCCCGGCCATTCTGTACGTTCCGTAACAGGCTTTTTCATCATATAACCCCCTTGCTTTTCGTAAAGTATGCTAATTATTTGTTACCCTGTCGTATTCTTTTTTAACGGTAAAATCAAAGAATAATAATATAATTCAGATATCAAACGGTTACATTGATATTTTAACATGATATTTTCTTTTAACCAAAGGTTTTGACTATCACTATAGTGTTAAATAATTTCCCGGATTTTATTATTTCAAAAAAATGTACACAATAAAAAAAACCGGTGGTTACCGGTTATAGGTTAAAAATATATAAAGACATTCATATTCTTAAAGATTCATCATGGTGACATACATGTTCTTCGGCGCAAAAAGGTTATTTCTTTTTTCTATTTGATTTGCCTCAATCATTTCATTATGTTCAACAGGCAATTCACTGTGACCACAGGTAATGCTTTTTTGGAACCTTGAACCTGCATTGAATATGTCGACTCCATCATTAT belongs to Mesobacillus sp. AQ2 and includes:
- a CDS encoding 2-oxoglutarate dehydrogenase E1 component, which produces MKKPVTERTEWPGFYGANQGYVEELYELYLQDQNAVDPEMKAYFEQNSKKRMSANQDVNFPKSTAAYTSGNPAKIAAVLRYADYIRSNGHLSANIYPLQSGSLDTVLEGLEKWGLAEEDLNMVPVDLICPSAPPAVKTGKEAFEYLKKVYSSTIAYEFEHVNQLDEKEWLRNKVESGALIPQVEDERKIGLFERLAEVENFEKYLHRTFVGQKRFSIEGLDAMVPLLDEVIAGAVNNGVETINIGMAHRGRLNVLAHVLGKPYEMIFAEFQHAPNKELVPSEGSIGINFGWTGDVKYHLGIDRKIKSGTTANARLTLANNPSHLEFAGAVVEGFTRAAQDDRNLPGNAKYDPVKAMAILIHGDAAFPGQGIVAETLNLSRLHGFKTGGTVHVIANNTIGFTTESMDSRSTRYASDLAKGYEIPIIHVNADDPEACLMAARLAFEYRKTFGKDFLIDLIGYRRFGHNEMDEPMTTNPEMYKLVHNHPTVKELYGKKLVSQGVFTEEKRAEIEDKINSTLKAANEKVPKAEKEVKREPDIPEVVEMGIPRINTGVPAEILKKINSDLLKWPEGFNVFNKLAKILQRRQDAFAEDGKIDWGLAETLAFASILQEGTPVRLTGQDSERGTFAQRNLVLHDSNSGEQFSPLHTLPDARASFSIHNSPLSEAAVVGFEYGYNVFAPETLVLWEAQYGDFANAAQVLFDQFVAAGRAKWGQKSGLVMLLPHGYEGQGPEHSSGRVERFLTLAAENNWTVANLSSAAQYFHILRRQAKILKQESVRPLVLMTPKSLLRNPLVAADPTQLTEGSFEPIFEQPGLGSKPEQVERVVLCSGKVSIDIAEQLSGEDNDWLHVLRVEEIYPFPLNELKEILGRYPNLKEVVWVQEEPKNMGAWTFVEPRINEAAPKEIKVAYIGRRRRSSPAEGDPNTHKLEQARIVRDALTKTNRGGNDNGRN